Proteins found in one Waddliaceae bacterium genomic segment:
- a CDS encoding tetratricopeptide repeat protein translates to MSGQIPSDNVYRQDGTPSNSVSGSGSVYSQPLQQVPVLNVIRKQLSAEHVQRHEHHQQAQEERKASIIKKARWTQIAAPITGTIASSVAGITALAVGVGLVTASILTPVGWTVLGAVGLGALPVGGLTGLIAARINYVQAGKPKERKEEILEPTKKGWKISLKIVVAAVIAAALVITAGEIKREVQERKKVPRLRKSPPPRRNTGGGYSSGLIDGYLLFGGGGSRRYDRPQQQNTYYNIVVEGNYPSPSAPNIVEEGSSLEPLALPPEAIGEQQIDLIECDFIVEKGKWEDAKQGLLGTINIESQPKRRLEKQEGIYATAKEYKRQGKFKEAAKILESLVQNNPREAGEYKAELAALYLKMKKYDVAAPLFKEAIEAMGDRHDDHAIIGLARCLYKTKGKETAARRILEYGYSRAAVEQYHKNAGKIIPAGGIQIPDEIVAAYKAAWDELKMEEYFATQGSE, encoded by the coding sequence ATGAGCGGACAAATACCCAGTGATAATGTTTATCGACAAGATGGTACACCGTCAAATTCTGTGAGCGGCTCCGGTTCTGTATATTCACAACCGTTACAACAGGTTCCGGTGTTGAATGTCATCAGAAAGCAGCTCTCTGCCGAACACGTGCAACGACATGAGCATCATCAACAAGCACAAGAAGAAAGAAAGGCAAGCATTATTAAAAAAGCACGATGGACGCAGATCGCAGCACCCATCACAGGTACTATCGCTTCTTCTGTAGCAGGAATCACGGCACTGGCCGTCGGCGTGGGCTTGGTGACAGCATCGATATTGACACCAGTAGGTTGGACGGTATTAGGCGCTGTGGGGCTGGGAGCTTTGCCTGTAGGTGGTCTTACAGGACTGATAGCAGCACGCATCAACTATGTCCAAGCAGGCAAGCCTAAAGAAAGGAAAGAAGAGATACTCGAGCCTACAAAGAAAGGGTGGAAGATTTCTCTGAAAATAGTGGTGGCAGCAGTAATTGCCGCCGCCTTGGTGATAACGGCAGGAGAAATAAAACGAGAAGTACAAGAGAGAAAAAAAGTACCTAGGCTAAGAAAATCGCCCCCTCCACGGCGGAATACAGGAGGAGGATATTCTAGCGGTCTCATCGATGGATATCTTCTCTTTGGTGGTGGCGGCAGTAGAAGATACGATAGGCCACAACAGCAAAACACTTATTATAATATAGTAGTAGAAGGAAATTATCCAAGCCCTTCAGCGCCAAATATAGTAGAAGAAGGAAGTTCTCTAGAACCGTTAGCGCTACCGCCAGAAGCTATCGGAGAACAACAAATAGATTTAATAGAGTGTGATTTCATAGTAGAAAAAGGCAAATGGGAAGATGCGAAACAGGGGCTTTTAGGAACTATCAATATAGAATCTCAGCCGAAAAGACGTCTCGAAAAACAAGAAGGCATTTATGCCACGGCAAAAGAATATAAGAGACAAGGAAAGTTTAAAGAGGCGGCAAAAATATTAGAATCTCTAGTGCAGAATAATCCACGGGAAGCAGGAGAATATAAAGCAGAGCTAGCAGCACTTTATTTAAAAATGAAGAAATATGATGTAGCAGCACCGCTATTTAAAGAGGCTATAGAAGCCATGGGAGATCGTCATGACGACCATGCTATCATCGGCTTGGCGCGCTGCCTATACAAAACAAAAGGAAAAGAAACAGCAGCACGACGGATTTTGGAATATGGATATTCACGAGCTGCTGTAGAACAATATCATAAGAATGCAGGAAAAATAATACCTGCAGGCGGCATACAAATCCCTGACGAAATAGTGGCTGCATATAAAGCAGCATGGGACGAGCTAAAGATGGAAGAATACTTTGCTACACAGGGCTCGGAATAG
- a CDS encoding MFS transporter, with protein sequence MNYFLKLLKPAPHKTEIADEDVLNKTFRYWRIRILYTMFFGYAVFYFTRMTFTFAMPELKPLGFDEVGLGWILTIGQISYGMSRFFSGILADRSNPRYLMAIGLMITGVINILFGLSTSLVLFMVFWGINGWFQGWGSAPCHRLITHWYSPNERGRWWGVWNTAHNIGAALIPFLAVFLISRSGWRLSMYVPGIIAIVVSLFIINRLRDTPQSLGLPPVEKWRNDTSAPPIRGVERELSTKEILFQYVLTNRYIWLLAVSYFMVYIVRWAVISWSYLFLVNSQGYSHWLAAFCFFGFEFGGFFGGMLAGWLSDVVFKGRRGPVNAIFMIAIVPAVLFFWYVSSYASMAILTTAAMGLLGFFIYGPQMLLSVAATELSHKKSAATAAGFMGVIAYVGSAMTGGPLGHIIRDFGWNYYFIIITVASVAGSLCVLPLWSVTKAPERKKKSDSIPSPV encoded by the coding sequence ATGAACTATTTTCTTAAATTACTGAAGCCTGCCCCCCATAAAACCGAGATTGCCGACGAAGATGTTCTTAACAAAACATTCCGTTATTGGCGTATCCGCATTTTATATACGATGTTCTTTGGTTATGCCGTCTTTTACTTCACTCGCATGACTTTTACTTTTGCTATGCCTGAGTTAAAGCCTCTTGGTTTTGACGAGGTTGGTTTGGGTTGGATTCTCACTATCGGACAGATAAGCTATGGTATGAGCAGATTTTTTAGTGGCATTCTTGCTGACAGGTCGAATCCCCGATATCTTATGGCTATAGGTCTTATGATTACCGGTGTGATAAACATTTTATTTGGGTTATCAACATCTTTGGTTCTCTTCATGGTATTCTGGGGCATCAACGGCTGGTTTCAGGGGTGGGGTTCTGCTCCGTGTCATCGTCTTATAACCCACTGGTATTCTCCCAATGAGCGTGGACGTTGGTGGGGCGTATGGAATACTGCTCATAACATAGGTGCTGCTCTTATACCATTCTTAGCGGTTTTCCTTATAAGCCGTAGTGGTTGGAGACTTTCGATGTATGTCCCCGGGATTATCGCCATCGTTGTTTCTTTGTTCATCATAAATCGCCTTCGTGACACGCCACAATCTTTGGGGTTGCCTCCTGTTGAGAAATGGCGTAACGACACTTCTGCTCCTCCGATACGTGGTGTTGAAAGGGAGCTTTCTACTAAAGAGATCTTATTCCAGTATGTTCTTACTAATAGGTATATATGGCTGTTAGCGGTGTCGTATTTCATGGTATATATCGTCAGGTGGGCGGTGATATCATGGTCGTATCTTTTCCTCGTCAACTCACAAGGATACAGCCATTGGCTTGCGGCGTTCTGTTTCTTTGGGTTTGAATTCGGAGGTTTCTTCGGTGGTATGCTGGCGGGGTGGTTATCTGATGTCGTCTTCAAAGGTCGTCGCGGCCCTGTCAATGCGATCTTTATGATAGCAATCGTCCCTGCGGTGTTATTTTTCTGGTATGTTTCTAGTTATGCAAGCATGGCGATACTGACAACGGCGGCGATGGGTCTATTAGGGTTTTTCATCTACGGCCCGCAGATGCTTCTTTCTGTCGCTGCGACGGAATTGTCGCATAAAAAATCTGCTGCTACTGCTGCGGGTTTTATGGGTGTCATTGCCTATGTCGGCAGTGCCATGACGGGAGGTCCTCTTGGACATATTATCAGGGACTTCGGATGGAACTATTATTTCATAATAATTACTGTTGCTAGCGTAGCAGGATCGTTGTGTGTTTTACCTCTGTGGTCGGTAACGAAGGCGCCGGAGAGAAAGAAAAAATCCGATTCTATTCCGAGCCCTGTGTAG